One window of the Archangium primigenium genome contains the following:
- a CDS encoding response regulator, with protein sequence MSELKRILLVEDSDNDVQLTLAALEETHLANEVDVVTDGQQALDYLYRRGTHGERVPGHPAVVLLDLKLPKLNGLEVLAQLKGDPDLRQIPVVMLTSSREEPDLARAYSLGVNAYVVKPVGFDAFSSALRELGLFWAILNQPPPGTVRKGGG encoded by the coding sequence ATGAGTGAACTCAAGCGAATCCTCCTCGTCGAGGACAGTGACAACGACGTGCAGCTCACCCTGGCCGCGCTCGAGGAGACCCACCTCGCCAACGAGGTGGACGTGGTGACCGATGGGCAGCAGGCCCTCGACTACCTCTACCGCCGGGGCACGCATGGCGAGCGCGTCCCGGGCCACCCCGCGGTGGTGCTCCTGGACCTGAAGCTGCCCAAGCTCAACGGGCTCGAGGTGCTCGCCCAGCTCAAGGGCGACCCGGACCTGCGGCAGATTCCCGTGGTGATGCTCACGTCCTCGCGCGAGGAGCCGGACCTCGCGCGCGCCTACTCCCTGGGCGTCAACGCGTACGTGGTCAAGCCCGTGGGCTTCGACGCCTTCTCCTCGGCGCTGCGGGAGCTGGGCCTGTTCTGGGCCATCCTCAACCAGCCGCCTCCGGGCACGGTGCGCAAGGGCGGCGGATGA